cattaaaaataaagtgaGGAAGAGTGttagaaaatctaaaaaacattgTATGAAACTCTtcctttactttattttttatatatagtgaGTTTTGAGAGCTAAAAGgttaaataatcaattcaaaattaattttcaccATTATCAATCTTTAATTAGCCACCATAGTTCAAgaattaaaatctaaatataacaaccataaatatgaatttttttagttgaaaatatcTATTCAGATTTgcataaaatactttttgaagAGACTGCTAACATTCATGAGTTGAACTTGACAAAACAATGAGCTGGGATAAATAAATCTTCATGAACCAGACCCGAGTTCAAATCTCAgttggtaaaaaataattttttatggctaaaaatattattttacaataaaatcaaatccaaaTCCTAGTCCAAAGCTCGAGCCAAGCCATGTTAGTCTATGTGCGTGTGAGTTTAAACCCACAATCCACTTTGTTTATGATCTCTCCCCTTTAAAATTTCGGATGCCCTTTGAATATCATCTTAACCTTTTAACTTTCCACTTTATAAACACCAAgggaattttatttattttctaaacaagATAGAAATTTTTAAAGAGTTGTAGGTTTGATTAAAACATATCTATCAAGAATTCTTTGAGatcaatttattattcacccgtaatttatttaaatcatgttaatgtTCTATGTTAAAAGACATATattgaagattaaattttaacaaacttTTAATCCTAAAAATGAGTGGATCACATTCTTCATTCGACATAAATATACCAATTAACTAtgttctttaaataaatttcaaatattattcaaatccgttataaaaatatgataatttaatgatagtataaaataaatatattataatttaatcaataaGATTGTGTTTTGTTATTATCTTGGAACAAAACAGAAGTAAATAAAAGGTGCATATCTTACtgtaattttaactttaaaaatacataaatttactctacaactatttaaaatataaatttattttatatttttatatttatttcttcgaATCAAAGACATTGTATTTTTctgtatctattttttatatatattaaaataccatGCAAACGCAACTCAAAGGATGGTGCATGGAGATAAATTGCCTCTTTAAAAGTTGGTTCTGCATTTGGTCGAAtacgaaaataaaaataaattaaaaaactttcaagAAAATCACAGCCACAAAATTACATTCCATCGTGAATATCTTCCTAcagattaataatttttctttttttatcgttGTTGGATTTACAGAGAAACATCATAGGAGTGTAAACGTATAATAAACAGTCAATGATGACAGTGATGCGCACCAGTAGAGGAATATGTAGATTTACACCAAAGCGTGGTGATGTGAACAGAGTCGTTAGCTCCGGTGGGAGGTGGTGCAGAGGGGGTGTGAAAGAGAACGATAAGTTTTTAAGTGCCAGAGAGGCTGTCGGGTCATTATCGCTACTGTCGCTTTTCATTCACTTACaaatttaagctaaaaaaaaaacaaaaaaaggctGTCGGCGCCGCCGTATATACAGCAGATGCTTGGGCCTTGAAACTGATTAACGTATATACAGCAGATGCTTGGGCCTTGAATGTGCCACGTTTCGCCCTCATAACCCGCCAGCCTTGAATGCTCTAGTCTACAGTGTTAAATTTAGTCCAGCTTGGTTAGTTTATTCGAAAAATGAAACAACTGAGttttaaatcaacataaaaaatatattatataaccAAACTTAGATTGATTCGATCGAagttcttaataatttattttatctagttATAATTGACTagatcaaattagtttttttttttaaataaaaaacactattttaataaaaataattcaactttGTTAATTTAGTAATTTATGATGTTGATTCGatatttaatgatttaaatatgttttaaaattaatttattaattagattATCATAATTTCATTTATACTGTATTTGTttctatgaaaaataattttttataaatgatttttaaaatgtttttgtatttatttattgttgaaaaAGTTCGTCAATGATAAATATTTctggtaaaattaaaatttgcttGGTTTTTATCAAATCGTTTCTTTAATCttgggaaattttttttttaaaattaataaaaaattcaaaaaatatattgttattcattgattatatcaaatttgataattaatcttttgattatatattttttttggtttttttacttgttttcaatttcatcagttaaaatttattttttatatcaaatttgatcttcattcttatggttattatttttttaaagtttttttatctatcagatttgatccatattttttatttttatttattttatttaaaataatttatgaaaattaaaatttttttttcaatctcgtCCTCTTTTAACTTCATTATCCattagatttagtttttattttttgattgttatttattttatttaatataatttatgaaattataatttttttgtttaatttcattatcttttaattttttatatgttaaatttgatctttatttttttactaaaattaaaaaaaaattattttctaatttatttttcatgatccAACAAATAAATGAAGCCTTCGGTCTTATTTTTCATGGTTGCAAAGTGTTTTTTGCAAAGAATTAAGATTTCTTTttgctttaatttctttatattattttgatgagttaatattaataataaaatttttaaaataaaaaatttattttaatatattttaaaataaaaaatattttaaataacaactaTACCCCTATATGATAAGAAAAGATGCTATTTATGTAATGAAAAGAAAGGCGAAAACGAAAGAATGATCACTGTGCTAGTGATTAGCAACGGTGGACCACTTTCTCATATGGGCAATGTTAGGTATGCATGCTAGGTCAAGTACAATTTGGGTGGGCTTAGGCGGAAAGGTTAATTTAAAGAACACGACGAAGAAATAAGAACTTTGTAAAGTTTGGTAGGTGGAAAATTCCAAGTTCCATGTACGGTTACATTGAGGTTTAAGCTTTGATCCAATGGTATTGACCcaagaacgaaaaaaaaaaaggaattgagaAATGGATTATTATAACTTTAATATTCTCAACAATGTCAATGAGAAATTCTAGAGTGTAGtcattattgtattttaaacataaaaaaaaattaattttcattctcaaacttttttttctactCAATTGCTCCCTTTTGAGCtgaaattaatattcaattatttttttctttttagaaaagaaaggtttgaattgaaatataaataaccaaagtaaaaaaaaaaggcagttaaaatatataacaacttttaatttcaaataaaaatttcattttaatctgtttttaattaatatatgattgGTCCCTTTGATCATcgaaaatccaattttaatataaaacttcaTTTCCCTCGCTCACTAATTAAAAGtcgaattaaaatgaaaaggtcGCGCTAAAACCCAGAGAGCCATGTAAGGCATGCGGTCACACACTTCTAAAGTTTTCTACCCTCCTATGACGACGATTCACCTCTAAACGCTTCCTCAACAGTCAGCTGTAAAAACGTACCGtctgtcttctcttctctctctccttctttgTCTCCAAAGTCGAGTCTCCTTCTAAAGTTCCACTTTCAACTTTCATTTACCTTTCactcttcttctcttccttttatGCACCCATAAaacacttctctctctctctctctctctctctgctctACCCGTACCCAAAAACCTTCTCGAATTTCTTGCTAATCGAAACCTCATTTTCACAGCAAAAACACTACTTTAGCTTACTTTTTGTATCGTCAAGCAGTTTAACTCACACATACTAGCTAAAACGTAAGAGATGCATCCTTTTCAAAGCTTTTACTATTTAAATCAAGATGGACATATACCAGAGCCAAGCTTAGTCAACATGATGGACGGTACTGGGGAATCAATCCTGAGCTCAGCTTCAAAAACAGAAGCTAAAATATCAACCGAGTCATCGTGCAAGAGCCACAAAGAAACAGAAAGGAGACGCAGACAACGTATCAACGCCCACCTCTCCACCCTCCGTACTCTCCTTCCCAACCCCACCAAGGTTATattacatacatacatatacgtgcatatatatatatatatgtatgtatgtatatgtatagaATCCTCTTTCTAATACCTTAAGACCTAAATTTAAACAAGTTTGTAGTACGTTATTGTAATATGATAACAACTACGTTAATTTCTTTCTCGTGTATATAAACGCAGACAGACAAGGCCTCGTTGCTGGCTCAAGTAGTGCATCACGTGAGAGACCTAAAAATGAAGGCAGCTGGGTCGGCAAGGCAGTATAGTAATAACTGTAGCAGCGGATTAGAGACCGAAGAGAACTGGCCGTATCCAGGAGAAGTAGACGAGGCTACGCTGAGTTGCTGTGGTCATGAAGAGAAGATGATAAAAGTGAGTGTTTGTTGTGAAGATAGACCGGGTCTGCATATGGATTTGACCCGAGCGATTAAGTCTGTGCGGGCCAGGGCGGTGCGGGCCGAGGTGATGACGGTGGCTGGCCGGACCAAGAGTGTGGTAGTGATGAGGTGGGATAATGGCAGTGGTGGAGAGGAGGATGTTGGGATTTTGAAACGGGCTTTGAACGCTGTTGTGGAGAACCGGGCCTCGGGTTCTGGGTTCGGCCAAGTGGTCCAGGGGAATAAAAGGGCGAGAGTCTTTGGTCTGGTTAGTGGTGTTGATAGAGATAGAAATTGACCGTTGAATTTTCATAATCgagtaaaaaaaatggaagcgGTGAGTTTGGATACAGTCAAATGTTTATATCTTCAAAAATAAGTTATATGACTACGTATGGAGGACTCTGTttatgcatttgtttttttcgtTTAAATTAGTCTTTTTAGCGGTGGCGGGGCTGGGGGGTGGATGACAGGACGAGGGGCCGTCCTCCTCCCTGATTTAATTTGTTTCCCCTATTCTAGAAGTATCATTTAGTATTGAACTAGGTTATCATCGCTATTGTTGTGGCGcgaatcaaaaaaaatttagaacataggaaaataatatttaaattatccaAAATTTCTTTTGATAGGTAATAAATGTGTGTTTGAAAATGCGGTGCaggtcatatttttttttaattttaaatttttattgtttaaaattatttttttatattttgcagatcgttttgatgtgttgatatcaaaaataatttttaaaaaataaaaaaaaatattattttaatatatttttaagtaaaaaacactttgaactaTAATCATTACCACATTTCAAAATACATTCTAAATTTAgtataacaatttaaatttacaaaatttcaacctaattctttatttaacctaaattttaagttatatcATATTAGAGTTGTCTTGATATGAACCTTATCAACTTGGtaggttaaaagaaaaaaaaaatcaaaggaaacaaaaaagaaacatgtcAAGTTCACTCTAATCAATCCACCAAACTCGTGACCCGTGATATTGAATTTATTgggttaaattgaatttttattttattatatcataaaaaatatgaacatcGATTCACAATTAACCTAATACTGGAtgataaaatctaataaaaatccaacattaaaatatgaaattgggaaaaaaaaaccaaaatgtcaataacaaaaagcaaaaaaatcctAACCGACTCTTTACTTACCCAAGGTTTTAAGTTAAATTGTGTAAGTGTTTCCTTGACATGACCTTATAGTCTGAGCAggtcttaataaataaaatttgaaggaaaaaaaaaaagtaagtttcACCCTAATCACATCGTTAAACCCATGATCTAAGTTGTAGAATTTATcggaataaattatttttttaaaatttattatatgatataaaaaatatgaatactGATTTGCAATCAatccaataataaataataagattaaataaacaCTTGCtattgaatataaattaaaaaaaaaattgttcaattaaaaaaaatcacgggCTTATTACAAAACAACCTAAACACACGGCCCATACTCGAGCTCATGTGTTCATGcccttatttattaattttcttttatatgagGCGAGCGAcctgcttttatatatatatatatatatatatatataatttaagtgatagcaacttatcatttatcacacaagaaaaaatattggcGGGGCTACCATTCGAACTATGATCTTCAATACGTTAACGCCGCATGTTAGCCAGGTGAGcaacaaaacaattattttaatagataacaaatataatatattaacttGGTTTATTGTTCATATAAACAGTTAAATTAATCCCATGCCTTTAGTTATTCTGTCATGTGGTAagtaatattttcttataagtAGCTGTATTTTCTTAAAACAACATAGTCCATGTCCTTAAgcttgcaagaaaaaattatccATGAAATATTTAAAGAGAAGTAAATAGTGCCTTTAAGATATGGATTTCAGTATTTTGAACTCACTAATTTGAGATATAAATGATAGACATGGGCTCATACAAGCTTAGACCCAAATCATCTTTAATAATAGGTTCGAGATAGGCTAGCATAAACCCAGTGTATTGGTGATTTGAGCTTAGGATAATTCTAGACAACCCACCATATTGAGCCTAAAACTTATTAACTCAAATCCAAATCACTAAAGTGATGAGTTTGGGTTAGGCTTGAAcgataaatatcttttaaaacatGTGACACATGTGATTAGATCGGAAGCACAATGGATGAAAAAATTGAGAAGTTCGATcctcaacaaatcaaatgtcgaagaataaaatcaagaaaaaaaatcaattatattaaaggatttcaaataaaaaatagcaattaaaatatgtgggtaaaaataaaaaaaatataaattaaaggacaagaataattttttgattggaaggttgattgaaaaaatattagtagaatgacaaaataaaaagtaaaaaaaatgagaacttgattaaaaaaaacaaaacaccacaAACTTgggttgaaatataaaattaaaaaccactaaaactttgacaaaatagcaaagaaaaaaaaaacaaattgaaaaacattatacATGTTAAATTagaattgagaattaaattgaaaataaataaaactttaataaaagcaCCAagaataaaagctaaaaatcaaaagaataaggactgaagttgaaatatcaataacgaAATGGACCAACCTTTATTTTTCgactaaaagagagaaaaaaaaagaagaaaaaaaggctgACCTGTATCACCTGCCGtacatctaataaaataaaaaaatagcatttttgTCACTAAGAAGTGCTGCATGTCTAAATTGAGCAGGCTCCTCCAACACATTAATGCTTGCACAATACTcaccattaaatttttaaaatgaaacaatatttaattaatacaaaagaACATTCATGCCCTTGATTACCTTAACAATTACCATAAAACCAACATAAAAAGACCTAAAGGCCGTTGACCCCATGGTTAAAGTTTTTTGGTACTAAGGATATACTTGTTAATTCAGTGtatattaacaaacaaaaagactTATCTATCCCTCCTTAacatgtttataattttttttttgttttggaggtaattaaatcattttcctgtataaaaacatgtaaaaaacaaCTATACCCGAACAAAGTTTTAATAACCAATGCACTACGTAAGAAACCAAAAATACTCCCAATACAaatgtttatgaattttttaaaaaagaataaaattttcatttttttgttgtggtgAATAGATAAAAGTGTCTATAGTTATGGTGAAATTGCCTTCCCcttaaggcttttttttttaatgcctcGTGTGCCTTCCTTTACCTCtgagtaatttatttatttatgaatcaaAATCCAATGTTGACAAGTGAAGTCTGAGACAAAAATAATAAGCATGCAAGTCGAGACTTGCCTAGGACAAGGGCGGGAAGCGAGATGGTCTGGCGAATCCCACAGATTCATACTCATGTAGCTTTTCTACTAACTGATTTCCAAGTGTCTAATCTTCGCAAGTCCTCTGCTCTCAAATTACAGGCTAAAAAACTAGTTCCATTATTGCAACAATGGCTGCTTTTAGGCCTTTCTCAGTCAAAGGGGAACCCTTTCAGCTCACCCCTTTTCAGCCATCATCAATTCATTCACGGGAATTGACCTAGTTTGAAAACAGCAAGCTCTTTTCTCTCAGCCTCTACTTATATTCTGATTGTTTATGTGCTAATCTTCGATGACCAAGGATACTAGCTTGCTTGTTCTCTGACTTCTCCTTCCTCAGGAGAAACTGGGGGAGAGTTGACGATACTTTGTTGCGGTTATCACCTTCACTCAAGTAAGTTCATGCATGCACTTATTATCCAGGGTTGTAATTGATAGAAACCaaggattttttatatattgttttatgtattattgatttaatgttttgattatCCACTGTTTAATTAAGGGTTTACTATATTGGTTTTACCTATACCTATCAGCGTGTACCAGGAAATCTGCTGAAATTCGAATGAAATTGATCCTGTTAAGGAACATAACAATGACCAGGCCTGTTAATGAACTTGTTAGCAAAGAAACCAAGCTTCTGAAGTTTCACAGGGGGGTTTAGTAAAtgtgacttttttcttttttttacttcaattattTGCGTTTAGATTTTGGCAGACAACTTGTCAGTTTTCATttacccaaaaagaaaaaaagaaaaaacttgtcaGCTTTCTCCAAATGCCAGTACAGAATCCTAATTATTTTGTTACATGTTTCACTTGTTAACTTTAACCAGGGTTTAAACCCTCTTGTCCTGCTTCACACTATCACATATCGAAAcaattctttttccatttttgctTCTCTTCTACCCCACCAAACGGTAGGATTCACCCCCCCCCTGGCTGTTGACGTCATTGATTCTCGGTGGTTATGATCACGCAAGGTCATAGATTCCCTTTTTTCTGCTTtgaaatggatttttttatgaaacaataATGCAAAGTTGACGGTATTCATGGCCAGagtaattttatgaaattttcaaaaaatacctACTACTTGAGAGTAAAGACACTTTCAGTTTACAGATAGCAGATCAGGCAAGTGTAACTTTTGCTGGTGATGCTAAAGTTAGCGATGCTTCCAGGTTCCTAGGATAAACTGGGAGTGTAACATGTGAGGCGCGTACTTCACAATCTCAATGATCACTTGTCTTCATTTTCTGGGAGAACTCAGCTCTGAGATTAAATGCTTCGAGCAGCTCTACAGGACTTGCTCAAGAACTCACAAGCTTTGAAGTACTGAATGTCCAAAACAGATGGCGGGGCGGACTTCTTTGATCAAATTAACGAAGCAGAGGTTTCTCATTTTCAAGAAGCACAGATACTTGTTAGTATCATATAGCAAGCAAAAGAGTAATATTATGGCTTTGAGAAAGTCCGTTTGCTTTTTCATCCTTCTGTCATCCTGCGCTGTTGAACAGGGGAGAAGTGGAGCTTTTCAAAACTCTTTCTGAGGCTCAATCAGCAAGGTGTTAAGCATCCTGGGATTTCAACCTGGAGAGAAGCTTTTATGGTTCGAAATGTTGCGAATCTGTCTCCACCTCATCTTGGTTCATAGATGGTAATGGTCGAGCTTCAACCAccgtcttctttttctttcctttcttgatTCCATCACTGTGTTGTCAAGCTTCCCACAGTCAACATCAGGCATACTAGCATCAATTTCTTATTTGAGCAACACGCAGGTACATCAAAGAAACGAAATTCAAATTCATGAGCAATTAAATGAAGCAACTGACACAATTCAAACAAAGGACAAAGCTCTCAATTTGATTATTCATTATTCATCTACACTAACAAGACTGTTCGGATTTATTCTTATTGATGTGGATGACTTATTACTTAGGCAACTCTCCCATATTCATTCATCATGTATTGCAGCACTCTCCCATTGATTCTCCATCGAAAACCTCAGTCACCTTCACTATTTCCTTGGTGTTGAGGTGATTTCCACACCTGAAGCATGTTTATCTCTCAACAGCAATACATTCGTGATATCCTGGTTCGTTTTAATATGAAGGGAATCAAGGAATCAGTAACACCTCTAAGTTGCTCTACTTGACTCGCTCTCATCGATGCTCTCAACAAGTTGATGCCTCTCAGTGATGTAGTTTGATTGGTAGCATGTAATATCTTTGTCTCTCACGACTAGATGTTGCACATGCCGTGAACAGATTAACTCAATACATGTAATCTCCAAATCAAACTCTCTGGACTGCAGCGAAACATCTTATGATTCGATACCTTAGCACACACTTAACCATGTTCTGCTTCTTTGTCGCTCACAGCCCTTGATACATTGATAACTTACTCTGATGCTAAGTGGGCAGGCAATCACGATGATTTCACCTCCATGCATATatgcttatgttttttttctcgttcTTCAACAGAAGCAGAGTATCACTTTGTTGTCTCAGCCGCCGTTGAAATCATATGGCTAACCAATCTCCTCCAATAGTTACAGCTTCCCCCTTCATAGCCACCTCGTCCACTTTGTGATATCATCGGTGATTACTTACCTATGCGTCAATCCTATTTTTCATTCAAGAATGAAACATCAGGGTCTTGATTTCCATTTTGTATGGGAAAAG
This is a stretch of genomic DNA from Populus alba chromosome 11, ASM523922v2, whole genome shotgun sequence. It encodes these proteins:
- the LOC118031556 gene encoding transcription factor bHLH30, with protein sequence MHPFQSFYYLNQDGHIPEPSLVNMMDGTGESILSSASKTEAKISTESSCKSHKETERRRRQRINAHLSTLRTLLPNPTKTDKASLLAQVVHHVRDLKMKAAGSARQYSNNCSSGLETEENWPYPGEVDEATLSCCGHEEKMIKVSVCCEDRPGLHMDLTRAIKSVRARAVRAEVMTVAGRTKSVVVMRWDNGSGGEEDVGILKRALNAVVENRASGSGFGQVVQGNKRARVFGLVSGVDRDRN